A DNA window from Gigantopelta aegis isolate Gae_Host chromosome 4, Gae_host_genome, whole genome shotgun sequence contains the following coding sequences:
- the LOC121369772 gene encoding uncharacterized protein F54H12.2-like, protein MSLLTDKDFMEGLPSALDLFTMPPYQTSVFQHYYVDVRPVSQITDSSPVEFQIANSGSDYVDLKRSRLHVKLKVSHSDGTALSKDEHVAAVNLFMQALWSQVAVYLQGQLVSSANNHYPYKAYIQTLLKYGADTKQSQLQSQLFYKDQGETQADIESTDPITGTNGGLSDRGAFIADSKTVSMEGPLYEDIFNVGRYLVNGVDIKLFRSSIPFCLMSGKSGQEYKMELLDIYFKICKLKMNSALILSHNKLFEKSNALYPFTKTEVKMSSISSSQQSYVWDSVYQSQCPNRRIVGIVDGDGVNGSYTKNPFNFQSSFVKTVGLYLDGVSVPGRPVEADTISAYVNLFEGVNRWSLDSGNYIERTEFSLGNGLFVTLNPF, encoded by the coding sequence ATGTCGCTGCTTACAGACAAAGACTTTATGGAAGGTTTACCTAGTGCCTTGGACCTGTTTACTATGCCCCCATACCAAACGAGCGTGTTTCAACATTATTACGTCGATGTTAGACCTGTCAGTCAAATTACAGATTCGTCACCAGTAGAATTCCAAATTGCAAATAGTGGAAGCGACTACGTGGATTTGAAACGAAGTCGTTTGCATGTTAAACTGAAAGTGAGTCACTCCGATGGTACTGCACTCTCTAAAGATGAACACGTGGCAGCAGTAAATCTATTCATGCAAGCTCTGTGGTCGCAAGTCGCTGTGTATTTACAAGGTCAACTGGTGAGTTCTGCGAACAATCATTATCCCTACAAAGCATATATTCAAACCTTACTGAAATACGGAGCAGACACTAAACAATCGCAACTTCAGTCTCAGTTGTTCTACAAGGACCAAGGGGAGACACAAGCAGACATAGAAAGCACCGATCCCATTACTGGAACCAATGGTGGATTGTCCGACAGAGGTGCGTTTATTGCAGACAGTAAAACGGTTTCCATGGAAGGTCCCCTGTATGAAGATATCTTTAATGTGGGAAGATACTTGGTGAATGGTGTAGATATTAAGTTATTTCGGAGCTCCATCCCCTTTTGTTTGATGTCTGGGAAGTCGGGTCAGGAATATAAGATGGAACTGTTAGATATTTACTTCAAGATATGTAAACTGAAAATGAACAGTGCACTTATTTTATCACACAACAAGCTGTTTGAAAAGTCTAACGCCTTGTACCCGTTTACTAAAACAGAAGTTAAAATGAGCAGCATCTCCTCTTCTCAACAGAGCTACGTGTGGGACAGCGTGTACCAGTCGCAGTGTCCGAACAGACGGATTGTTGGGATTGTTGACGGTGACGGAGTGAACGGATCATACACAAAGAACCCGTTTAACTTCCAGAGTTCATTCGTGAAAACGGTGGGCTTATATTTGGATGGTGTCAGTGTGCCCGGTCGACCAGTCGAAGCAGATACTATCAGTGCATATGTGAATTTGTTCGAAGGTGTTAATAGATGGAGTCTGGATAGTGGAAATTACATTGAAAGAACTGAATTTTCTTTGGGAAATGGTCTGTTTGTGACCTTGAACCCGTTTTAG